CGATGCTGGCCGAAGTGTCTCGCGCGGTGAAGAAACAGAAGTTCGTGACTTTCCTTGGCTGGACGCCCCACCCGATGAACGTGCAGCTGAAAATGCATTACCTGAAGGGCGGCGAGAAGTATTTCGGCGACACCGGCAGCGTTTATACACTGACCCGTAAAGGTTATGCACAGGCCTGCCCGAACGTCGGCAAGCTGCTCACCAACCTGAGTTTTACCCAGGAAATGGAGAACAGCATCATGGCCGAGGTGGTAAACAAAAAGGTCAGCAATGCCGCAGCGGCCAAGGCCTGGATCAAGGCCAACCCGGCGGTGCTGGATAAGTGGCTGGACGGTGTGAAGACTGTGGATGGGAAGGACGCGTTGTCGGCGGTCAAAGCCAAGTTGTAACGGTTCTTTGTGGCGAGGGAGCTTGCTCCCGCTGGAGTGCGTAGCACTCCCATTTCGGCGACTGCAGTTTGTCAGTCTCACCGAGATGTCCGGACTTGCGACTGCTGCGCAGCCGAGCGGGAGCAAGCTCCCTCACCACATTGATCGTTTTACACTGTTACCCTTGCGTAAAATCCCGCCCGAGAGGACCCATGGCCTTCCCCAGCCGCCATTCACTCTTTCCCTTCCTGACCTGGTTGCCCCGGCAAACCCGCGCCAGCGTCGGCCGTGATCTGATTGTAGGCCTGAGCGGCGCGATTCTCGCGTTGCCACAATCCATTGCCTACGCCTTGATTGCCGGTCTCCCACCGGAATACGGGTTGTACGCCGCGATTATCCCGGTGCTGATCGCCTGTCTCTGGGGTTCGTCGTGGCATTTGATCTGCGGTCCTACGGCGGCCATTTCCATCGTCCTGTACGCCAGCGTCAGTCCTCTGGCCGTCCCCGCGTCGCAGGACTACGTCACGCTGATCCTGCTTCTGACACTCCTTGCGGGCATTTTCCAGTGGCTGCTGGGTTTGCTGCGTTTCGGCGCCTTGGTGAATTTCGTCTCTCACTCGGTGGTGCTGGGCTTCACCCTTGGCGCAGCGGTGGTGATTGCCATTGGGCAACTGCCGAACTTGCTGGGGCTGGATGTGCCCAACCAGGCCACGGCGCTGAACAGCCTGGTGCTGCTGTTCAGTCATCTCAGTGAGGTGGACAAACCCTCGCTGGTACTAGGCCTGGCCACGGTGATGATAGGCATCGTGCTGAAACTGCTGGTGCCGCGCTGGCCGACGCTGTTAATCGCTCTGGCCTTGAGCGGGTTGCTGGTATGGCTGTGGCCAGCGATGTTCGGCCATGTGCAATTAGTCAGCGCCTTTGTCGGACGGCCGCCGCCCTTCAGCCCGTTGCCGCTGGATCTGGACCTAGTGTTGCGCCTGCTGCCTAGCGCGGTGGCGGTCGGGATGCTCGGGCTGGTGACGAGCCTGTCGATTGCCCGCTCCTTGTCCGCGCGCTCGCAGCAGTTACTCGACGCCAATCAAGAAGTCCGCGCCCAGGGTTTCTCGAACATGGTCGGTGCGTTTTTTTCCGGGTCGCTGTCAGCCGGTTCCTTCACCCGCTCGGCCCTAAGCTATGACGCCGGAGCCTGCTCACCGTTGGCGGGGGTTTTTTCAGCGGTGTGGGTGGCGTTGTTCGCTATCTTCGGCGCGGTATTGATCGCGCACATTCCGATCCCGGCCATGGCCGGCAGCATTTTGTTGATCGCCTGGGGATTGGTCGACCATCGCGGCATTCGCGCCTTGTTGCGGGTCAGCCGTGCCGAGTTTCTGGTCATGGCGCTGACCTGTGTCGCGACGCTGTTGCTGGAGTTGCAAACGGCGATCTACGCCGGCGTGCTGGCCTCGTTGTTCTTCTACCTCAAACGCACCTCGCAACCACGGGTGCAGCATTGGCGTGAGGGCGACGAAGATATTCTGCGAGTCGGCGGTTCAATCTTTTTCGGCGCCAGCCATTACCTGCAAGTGCGCTTGCAACGGATGCACGGCGCACGGGTGGTGATCGAAGCGCAACAGATCAACTTCATCGACTATTCGGGCGTGGAAATGCTGCACCAGGAAGCGCGACGGCTACTACGCCAGGATCGCAGCCTGACCCTGCGGCGGGCACGGCCGCAGGTGGTGGAGGAATTGAGAAAGCTCGAAGGCGCGGAGAAATGCCCGATTCGCTTCGAAGATTGAAACACTGACGTCGATGCAACGGCATACCTGTGGCGAGGGAGCTTGCTCCCGCTCGGGTGCGAAGCGCCCGCAGATTTTTAGGGCTGCTTCGCAACCCAGCGGGAGCAAGCCCCCTCGCCACAAAGAACTACAGCGCCAATTGCCGGCGGAGTTCGGCCAACACCGGCGCTGTATCCGGGCGCACGCCGCGCCACAAATAGAAAGCTTCCGCCGCCTGCTCGGCCAACATTCCCAGGCCATCCATCGCCACCGCCGCACCGTGCTCGCTGGCCCAGCGGCAGAACGAGGTCGGCTCCTTGCCGTACATCATGTCGTAGCAAACCGTCTTGCCCGGCTCGATCAAACTGCTGGCAATCGGTGGTACATCGCCTGACAGACTGGCGGACGTCGCGTTGATGATCAGGTCCACCGGCTCCTGCAACCAATCGAAGCCACTGGCCGACACCGGCCCCAGATCCGCGAACAATTCCGCCAGCAATTCGGCTTTTTCCACCGTGCGGTTGGCGATGATCACCGACGCCGGTTGCTCCGCCAGCAGCGGCTCCAGCGCACCGCGCACCGCACCGCCGGCCCCGAGCAGCAGGATGCGCTTACCCGCAAGGCTGAAACCCGCATTAACCGTCAGGTCCCGAACCAGCCCGGCGCCGTCGGTGTTGTCGCCCAGCAGACTGCCATCGGCCAGTTTGCTCAGGGTATTCACCGCACCGGCCCGCTGCGCCCGCTTGGTCAAGCTGCTCGCCAAACGATAGGCATCTTCCTTGAACGGCACCGTCACATTCGCCCCACGCCCTTCGCGGAAAAATGCCTGGGCACAGCCGGAAAAATCATCCAGGGGCGCCAGCAAAGTGCTGTAGTCCAGTTTTTGCCCCGTCTGCTCGGCGAACAAACGGTGGATCAGCGGCGACTTGCTGTGGCCAATCGGGTTACCGAATACGACGTAACGATCCATCTACATTCCTCAACCGTAGGAGCTGCCGAAGGCTGCGATCTTGACTGCAGCCCCGACGATGCAA
The Pseudomonas lini DNA segment above includes these coding regions:
- the aroE gene encoding shikimate dehydrogenase, whose amino-acid sequence is MDRYVVFGNPIGHSKSPLIHRLFAEQTGQKLDYSTLLAPLDDFSGCAQAFFREGRGANVTVPFKEDAYRLASSLTKRAQRAGAVNTLSKLADGSLLGDNTDGAGLVRDLTVNAGFSLAGKRILLLGAGGAVRGALEPLLAEQPASVIIANRTVEKAELLAELFADLGPVSASGFDWLQEPVDLIINATSASLSGDVPPIASSLIEPGKTVCYDMMYGKEPTSFCRWASEHGAAVAMDGLGMLAEQAAEAFYLWRGVRPDTAPVLAELRRQLAL
- a CDS encoding SulP family inorganic anion transporter; this translates as MAFPSRHSLFPFLTWLPRQTRASVGRDLIVGLSGAILALPQSIAYALIAGLPPEYGLYAAIIPVLIACLWGSSWHLICGPTAAISIVLYASVSPLAVPASQDYVTLILLLTLLAGIFQWLLGLLRFGALVNFVSHSVVLGFTLGAAVVIAIGQLPNLLGLDVPNQATALNSLVLLFSHLSEVDKPSLVLGLATVMIGIVLKLLVPRWPTLLIALALSGLLVWLWPAMFGHVQLVSAFVGRPPPFSPLPLDLDLVLRLLPSAVAVGMLGLVTSLSIARSLSARSQQLLDANQEVRAQGFSNMVGAFFSGSLSAGSFTRSALSYDAGACSPLAGVFSAVWVALFAIFGAVLIAHIPIPAMAGSILLIAWGLVDHRGIRALLRVSRAEFLVMALTCVATLLLELQTAIYAGVLASLFFYLKRTSQPRVQHWREGDEDILRVGGSIFFGASHYLQVRLQRMHGARVVIEAQQINFIDYSGVEMLHQEARRLLRQDRSLTLRRARPQVVEELRKLEGAEKCPIRFED